The genomic segment CATAGATCGGGACGCAGCAGGGAAGTCGGCAGCGGCGTGCCCGGATATTTGTCCATGCCGATCGGCGTCGCGTTGACAATTCCGTCTGCGGCAGCCACGGCCGCTGCAACATCCTGGCCGGCCCGCAAGCGCCCTTCTGCAAATCGCGGGGACAAGCTGTCGGCCAGGCTCTGCGCCTTGGCCACGTCGACGTCGACAATGGTCAATTCCCGCACGCCGAGCTTCATCAGCGCGAACGCGACCGCTGCGCCCGCACCGCCCGCGCCGAATTGGACGACGCGGCCGAGCGGCGCACCTTGCATGTTGCGGCGAAAGTTCTCCGCGAAGCCGAACCAATCGGTGTTGTGGCCGCTCATTCGACCGTCCCTGATGACCACGGTGTTCACGGCACCAAGAGCCTCGGCGTCCGGCGCAAGCTCGTCCAGGAGCGGGAGAATCGCCTGCTTGCAGGGATGGGTCACGTTCAGCCCGTCAAAGCCCATCCACTTTGCCGCCGTGAGCAATTCCGGCAGCGCTTCTGCACCGAGTTTCAGCTCCGTCAGGTCGATCTTCTTGTAGAGATAGCGGATGCCCGCGGCATCAGCGGCCGCTTCGTGCATCGGCGGGGTGCGGGACGCCGCGATGCCGCTGCCGATCAGGCCGACGAGGAAGCTGGATTTCGGATGCATGCTCGGCATCGCCGGTCAGCTCAGGGGGACGGTCAGTTCGGCGATGACCTGAGCCGTGCTCGGCCTGACGCCGCGCCACCAGGCAAAAGCTTCGGCCGCCTGCTCCACCAGCATGCCGACGCCGTCGGCCAGCCTGGCGACACCTTCGGCGCGGGCCGCTTGCAGAAACGGAGTCAGTCCTTTGCCATAGGCGAGTTCGTACGCCAGCTCCGCACCGCGGAAGACGTTGCCTGGAAGCGGCGGCATTTCACCGCGCAGGCTGGCCGATGTCGCGTTGACCACGACGTCATAGCCTTCGGCAAGGTCGGCCAGTTCGGCATAGCCGCTGACGATCAGGGGACCACAGCCGGCAAACTCTTCGGCCAATGCCACCGCTTTCGACAGCGTTCGGTTGACC from the Bradyrhizobium sp. WBAH42 genome contains:
- a CDS encoding shikimate dehydrogenase — translated: MHPKSSFLVGLIGSGIAASRTPPMHEAAADAAGIRYLYKKIDLTELKLGAEALPELLTAAKWMGFDGLNVTHPCKQAILPLLDELAPDAEALGAVNTVVIRDGRMSGHNTDWFGFAENFRRNMQGAPLGRVVQFGAGGAGAAVAFALMKLGVRELTIVDVDVAKAQSLADSLSPRFAEGRLRAGQDVAAAVAAADGIVNATPIGMDKYPGTPLPTSLLRPDLWVAEIVYFPLETALLRAARAFGCRTVDGGGMAIFQGTEAFRLFTGISPDPDVFFATFASLGG